In Alcaligenes faecalis, the sequence TGGTACTGATGCAAGGCCGAGCCATCCATGCCCAGCTCAACACGCAGCGCCTGCGCATCGGCTTCGGTGGCCGAAGGAGGCAGCATCATGCCCAGAGAGTCAGCGGGAATGACGCGCAGCATGAAGAACACGATCATGGACAGCAAGAACGCCGTCACCAGCACGAAGACGAGCTTGCGCGCCATCAGGAAGCAAACGTTTTTCATGAAGAGAACCGCAGGAGAAAATACGCCGGGTCAAACCCGGTAGACCACCCCGCAGCGCGATGCTGCGGGGCGCATGAAAGGCTTACTGCCAGGAATATTCCTGCGGCAGGATGTAGCCCGTCTGATAGGTATTGAGCTTCAGGCCCTTTTTGTAGGCAATGGTGGAGATGGACTGCAACACCGGCAGACTCCAGGCCTGTTCCGCGGCTTCACGATTCAGCGCCTGATAACCGGCTACTCGCTTGTCCTCGTCCATCTGACGGTTCAGCTCATCCAGCGTGCCCGCCAGACGCTCTTCTTTCCAGGTGGAAAAACGCAGGCGCGGATCCAGAATGCGGCCCGTGAAAATCTCCGGATCGCCCGTTGCATTGGCCCAGCTGTACAGCATCACACCCGTCAATTTGGACGAATGGCTCAGCTCCAGATACTTGGCCACGGTAATTTCCTCAACCGTGGTTTGCACACCAATCTGGCTCCACATTTGAGCCACCGCACGGGCCACGTCGTAGTCCGATGGGAAGGTGTTATTGGTGGAGTACAAGGTAATGGTCAGCGGCTTTTCCGTGCTGTAACCCGCTTTGGCCAATTCCTCTACGGCGGCTTTCTTGTCGAAAGGAATATTCAGATCAGGCACATCGCCGGGTGAGCCTTTGGTAGCCAGAACCGACAAGGGCTGGGCGACATTTTTGTAAAAGGCGCGGGACAGACCGGCCTTGTCGATGGCCATGTTCATGGCACGACGCACGTGCACATCCTTGAAGCTGTCCACATAGCTGGGCATTTGCAGAATGTAGATCTCGCTATACGGGTAGACCTTGGCTTCCAGCTTGGGATTCTTTTCCAGACGGGTAATTTCGCGCACCGGAATCTGCACAGAGACATCGGCCCGACCGGACTCAACCGCAGCAACGCGTGCCGAGGAATCCGGCACGATTTCAAACACGACCTGCTTCAGGTCTGGCGCACCTTGCCAGTAGTCCTCAAAAGCTTCCAGGGTGATGCGGGAACCACGTTGATAATCGCTCAGCTTGTAAGGGCCTGCGCCAATCGGACGCTTCAGGAATTCCTCTTCCCCTACCTTCTCGAAATAAGCTTTGGGCAGGATATAGGCCGACAAGAAGGCCAGGCCTTTGGGAGCCGTTGGCGTGGGCGAACTGAAATGAATAATGGCTTCCAGCGGGCCGGTCACTTCCACTGACTTCAGGGTGGGCAACATGCCGTTCAGAGCCAGAGTTTTCTTGTTGATTGCACGATCGAAGGTGAACTTCAAATCCTCGGCCGTCATGTCGCTGCCGTCATGGAATTTCACCTTGTCGCGCAGCTTCACCTTCAGGGCCTGGCCTTGTTCGTCCGCCCATTCCCAGGACTCGATCAGGCGTGGTGCCACCTTCAGATCGTCACCCACGAACAGGGGTGAATCAAACACGGCCTTGTAAATCGACTGACCCGCCGGAAAGGTGACCGAGGTCGGGTCCCAGGACGGAATATCAACCGGGAAAGCAATTTTCAATTCGCTCCCGGCTGCCTGGCTGGCCGTCCCCCAGCCCATCATCAAGGCAGCCCCCAAGGCCAGCCCCATTACGCTTTTTCGCAACGCTTTCACCATTTGTCCCCTTTTGTTATGCACTTCATTCCAGCGCTAGTCCGCCTTGCGAAAAAGTATATAGTTTATTCTTAAATTAAATAGATAATGGTTTTCCCTATAATTTATTTGCTTTAATATCAATCTATTATCTAAAAACAAAACAATATACTTTTCCTTAAAAATGACTGAATTCAGAGACAGATTAAGCTGGGATACGGCACAGGGCCAGATTTTGGACGCCGATCGGCGCTACTTGATGATGCGTACCGACGTGTTGATGGGGCTGTTTCGCCGGCTGGATGAACCCGCCCGAACGCAGGCGCTGGATGCATTGGGGCAGGCCGTGATGGAGCAAGGTGGCTTGTCCGCCAAGGCGTATTGGGAAGCCATCAATCACGACCCGCAGGCCTTGCTGGACAGCATTGCCGATATCTCGGCACAGCTGGGTTGGGGGAACTGGGACATTCAAACAGAGGCCACAGGAGCTTTGCAGGTTCGCGTGCAAAACAGCCCCTTTGCCTGGGGATTTGGCCCCCATGATCAGCCCCTGTGCCGGCCTATCGTTGGTATGCTTACAGCCGTCGGACAATTGATCTACGATCAGCCCGTCCAGGTGCAGGAAACACACTGCTGCGCACAGGGACGCCATGCCGACTGCCTGTTCACCGTCTTGCCCAAAACCAATGAATAAAAACCAGCCTGCCGCCCCCAAACTGAACATACGCCAGCAGGTCTACAAGCACCTGCGCAGCCGCATGCGCAGTGGCGACATCAGCTATGACAACCGTCTGGTTGACCATGAAATTGCTGCTGAACTGCAAGTCTCGCGCATGCCTGTGCGCGAAGCCTTGCTGCAACTGACCAACGAAGGATTGCTGGAGGGCACATCACGCGGCTTCATGCTGCGGCGCTTCACCCCGGCCGATATTGCACAGATTTTTGAAATACGAATGCTGCTGGAGCCTGAAGCGGCTGCCGCCGCTTGCCTGCAAGCCAGTCTGGAGGGGCTGGCCTTGATGAACAAGGCCGCCAATGCAGCCGAAAAGGCCCACGCCGCCGCAGACCCCATGCAATACATGATTGCCAACGATGCGTTTCGGGAAAGCTGGATCACGCTCTGCCCCAACCCGCACTTGAGCACCATGATTCTGCGTCTAAGCGATCACGTGGAAGCCGTGCGTCTGGCCACTTTGCGCGATACGCGCTATCGGGAGCTGTCCATGCAGGCCACCCGTGGCATTCTGCAATCCTTTCTGGACAAAGACCCGGAACAGGCGCGCGAGCATGTACGCACGAACCTGCGCCATGCGTCCATGAGCTATTACGCGACACTGGATGAAATGCTGGAGCGTCAGACCGGCTAGGCATCCTGCCGCCGCCGGTGTCTGCCCGGTGATCAGGGCTGTGTTTTCTGATCCACCGCCGCTGCAATGGCCTTGCCAATCGTGGCGATGGCCGCGTTGCGCTCTTCCATAGAAGCCTTGGTTTCCGTGATGTAGACGGCGGCCACCAGCGGCGCACGTTCAGGGGGCCACATCACCGCCACGACCCCGCGTGTGCCATAAGCGGCTGCCCCGGTTCGGTCTGCCACCGCCCAGCTTTCCGGAACACCAGCCCGCAGCAAAGGCCCACCCACTTCGTTATGGCGCAACCAGTCAATCAAACGATCACGATCTGGTGCTTTAAGCGCATCGCCCAGAACCAGATTCTGCAAGGTGCGCACCATGGCTTGCGGGGTTGTTGTATCCCGCGGATCACCAGGTGTAGCTTCATTCAGGCTGGGCTCGTTGCGATCCAGACGCGTCACCGTGTCACCCACGCTGCGTAGAAAGGACGTGATCGCCTCGGGCCCGCCCAGCATCTCCAGAACCCCATTGGCGGCGGTATTGTCGCTGTTGCGCATCGTGATCGCACACAAGTGCGACGCTGGCACGTACTGCCCTATCAGGTCTTCTGCCGTGGGTGCATACGACTGAATGGCCTCTTCCCTGACCAGCCAAGCCGTCTTCATGGCGCCCGGTCCTCGGGCCAATAATGCCGAACAGATCAAGGCCTTGCTGGTACTGGCCATGGGGAAACGCTCATCGGCACGGTATTGCCACCACTGCCCGTCTGCCGTGTCCAGTACAGCCAGACCAACACGGGCCTGCAAGGACTGCTCAAGCTCTTGTGCAGCCTGAGCCACAGGATGGGTTTCCGCCCCAATAGCATGGAAAGACAGACCCGCCACGATCAAGGTCGCTGCCAGTCGTTTCAGTCTATGTGCGCTCATCGGCCCATCCTTTGCATAAGGGTTAAAACACGGAAAAATCTTGCTGAGAACCTGACGCAGCCCCACGCAAAACCGCTTTGGATCAGGCGCCTAGGATCAAGGCTCAATCCGCGGTGGCTTCTCTTTTTTCGCGGTGCTGACCGCAGGGGCATCCAGATCTTTCAACTGCGGATCATCAATCTTGCCCGTCACCGCATAGGTGACAGACAAATGGCTGCTCATCGGAATCTGCATCAGCCACTGCGTCAGCAAGGCCCCGACTCCCACCATCGGATTGACGGTGAAGTAGGCGGCAATGGCCGCGCCGCTCATATCCAGATTCGGGTCCACCACCGCAATCAAATCCAGCGTCTCGTCCCAGATATCAATCCAGCCCTTCAGGCTGATCGCCCCCGCCGGGCCCTTGATCTGATAGTTATCCAGCTCCAGCTTGCCCTGCGACAGGTTCATGCGTCCGGTCAGGCTATCGAAGGCAAAGCCTTCCTTCACCGCGCCAAACAAGTCCAGATCCAGGCGGCTCAAGCGCGAGATAGACTGCAAACTCAACAACTCCAGCAGTTTGGCCGAGCGCGATTTCAGGCTGATAAAGCGCCCTTTGCGCAAATCCACATTGAACTGACCGCGGATATTGCGCTTGTCAGAAGACCAGGGGAAGTCACTCCAGAACAAGGCCGCCTGCACCGTGCCGTCACCATCCTTGATGGACTCGGTCAGCAAGCCGCTGACATCCACAAACTGCCCCAAATTGCTTACCTGGCTATTGGCCACCAGCTCCAGCCCACGCTGTGGCCCACTCAAGGCCAAAGAGCCGTAACCATGCAGCTGCATACCCTGGGCATTCAAGGAAAAGTTTTCCAGCGTCCACTTTTTCCCTGTTGCGGCCGGCTTGCCCTTGGCTTCCAGCTTGCCAAAGCGCACGCCATGAATCTGCAAATCATCCACCTTGAAGGAGATCGCAGGCAAATGCAGCTCATCATTCATG encodes:
- the bla gene encoding class A beta-lactamase; the protein is MSAHRLKRLAATLIVAGLSFHAIGAETHPVAQAAQELEQSLQARVGLAVLDTADGQWWQYRADERFPMASTSKALICSALLARGPGAMKTAWLVREEAIQSYAPTAEDLIGQYVPASHLCAITMRNSDNTAANGVLEMLGGPEAITSFLRSVGDTVTRLDRNEPSLNEATPGDPRDTTTPQAMVRTLQNLVLGDALKAPDRDRLIDWLRHNEVGGPLLRAGVPESWAVADRTGAAAYGTRGVVAVMWPPERAPLVAAVYITETKASMEERNAAIATIGKAIAAAVDQKTQP
- a CDS encoding 4-vinyl reductase, which codes for MMRTDVLMGLFRRLDEPARTQALDALGQAVMEQGGLSAKAYWEAINHDPQALLDSIADISAQLGWGNWDIQTEATGALQVRVQNSPFAWGFGPHDQPLCRPIVGMLTAVGQLIYDQPVQVQETHCCAQGRHADCLFTVLPKTNE
- a CDS encoding ABC transporter substrate-binding protein; amino-acid sequence: MKALRKSVMGLALGAALMMGWGTASQAAGSELKIAFPVDIPSWDPTSVTFPAGQSIYKAVFDSPLFVGDDLKVAPRLIESWEWADEQGQALKVKLRDKVKFHDGSDMTAEDLKFTFDRAINKKTLALNGMLPTLKSVEVTGPLEAIIHFSSPTPTAPKGLAFLSAYILPKAYFEKVGEEEFLKRPIGAGPYKLSDYQRGSRITLEAFEDYWQGAPDLKQVVFEIVPDSSARVAAVESGRADVSVQIPVREITRLEKNPKLEAKVYPYSEIYILQMPSYVDSFKDVHVRRAMNMAIDKAGLSRAFYKNVAQPLSVLATKGSPGDVPDLNIPFDKKAAVEELAKAGYSTEKPLTITLYSTNNTFPSDYDVARAVAQMWSQIGVQTTVEEITVAKYLELSHSSKLTGVMLYSWANATGDPEIFTGRILDPRLRFSTWKEERLAGTLDELNRQMDEDKRVAGYQALNREAAEQAWSLPVLQSISTIAYKKGLKLNTYQTGYILPQEYSWQ
- a CDS encoding GntR family transcriptional regulator, producing MNKNQPAAPKLNIRQQVYKHLRSRMRSGDISYDNRLVDHEIAAELQVSRMPVREALLQLTNEGLLEGTSRGFMLRRFTPADIAQIFEIRMLLEPEAAAAACLQASLEGLALMNKAANAAEKAHAAADPMQYMIANDAFRESWITLCPNPHLSTMILRLSDHVEAVRLATLRDTRYRELSMQATRGILQSFLDKDPEQAREHVRTNLRHASMSYYATLDEMLERQTG